A single window of Manduca sexta isolate Smith_Timp_Sample1 chromosome 15, JHU_Msex_v1.0, whole genome shotgun sequence DNA harbors:
- the LOC115450200 gene encoding uncharacterized protein LOC115450200: MESQIKTKDAQGEEKEGAGSNRCRGGPRPVGDKQSAEESRGRTPKVGERPRDEVAAEERTRGAGSDSDSASSMVSGWSSVVGPRSMEIKTAAAESFRKRIRCRIGDTSSEGGGAKASCVAPRKRGGSHSASHGAKVKGRALKEARDSGKLAEEGRHPIAARPQKAEKKRAKFEEVVMAAIASVRQKKLRSSKEKAAQEAAASIMAAAAATFLESEPESGNEGMRADIARLSTEVERLSRENAELKSSRASALVQSSRPVETPPEVSAVQPADRQQLLSLIREGIRQEIGALSARFAVLEGIVLRPPLAGSKKAASYAAAAAPQPTPGTSGPTSQSSGPSTRPTKPSSPPPPPPPASQRTLAADKPKKAKAARKSNEAGGADRDGSPPTLLPADDAGWTVVGAKERPDARSGGRRSGSAPRRERRQYASRPEVRSCSRHTTAGSGKEGRDVRGPPFQGKGVNQPRGALGLLGVAVKSNRNRSPKLELPGASSGPAADALAAKLRAAFDAAEARVSRPVKSVSLRISGLDDSVTVEEVVAAIVGTTGCSAEDLKPGTLRPDYAGMLAITVSCPVTAAKVVAEGRRLLVGWVSAQVKLLEPQPLRCYRCQTGHHVGVRCTSEVDRSALCFRCGQPGHKIGSCIADKPHCLACAAVGKPAEHRAGSRACAAPANTGGKRRPTASTAASAAAPASAAAATSGESANINHCARAQDLLLQSMARWSINIAVVSEPYFVPPRNDWVEDLSGSVAIIASAAAGTLTHERVKRGQGCVAARFGGIVVVGCYFSPSRTLAEFHNSLRELSDVVVEYGSLPVVVLGDFNAKSQAWGSRYTDPRIVAACCRLASNGGGGDAVGPPVYPVRRLHRSLKRASPTGPKWSTLGVETAGQELLLEASIVQSWVQAPVRPDDVNNEADWFREAMSSVCDSAMPRVRRSQARRKVYWWSRELASLQAACYAARRRYTRYRQIRIRPVDAVAREAELYQGYRDAKDALSGAILESKNRAHQELLESLDADPWGRPYKMVRSKLRIWAPPLTQSLRQELVEGVVGALFPALGEHAPPPMAPPSAAPGMDHDDDVTVPAVTGVDLRVAVAKMKAKNTAPGPDGLPGKAWVLALGALGPRLQRFLTACLERGQFPLRWKTGKLVLIAKHGRPADSPSAYRPIVLLDEVGKLFERVISDRLVEHLTRVGPDLADSQFGFRRGRSTVDAIMRVRSLATGDAVSRGRVVLAVSLDIANAFNTLPWNCIRETLRYHRVPAYLRRVVGAYLTDRAVIYPGR, from the exons aTGGAATCACAAATAAAAACCAAAGACGCACAGGGGGAGGAGAAAGAAGGAGCCGGGAGCAATAGGTGCCGAGGAGGCCCACGTCCCGTAGGGGACAAACAGTCCGCCGAGGAATCGCGCGGGCGAACTCCCAAGGTGGGGGAACGTCCGCGTGATGAAGTCGCGGCCGAAGAGCGAACGCGGGGTGCTGGGTCAGACTCTGACTCAGCATCCAGCATGGTTAGCGGATGGAGCTCAGTCGTGGGCCCCAGATCTATGGAGATCAAGACGGCAGCGGCGGAGTCATTCCGGAAGCGGATCAGGTGCAGGATCGGGGATACGTCCTCCGAGGGCGGCGGGGCAAAGGCCTCGTGCGTCGCTCCCCGGAAACGGGGCGGATCCCACTCCGCGTCTCACGGAGCGAAGGTAAAGGGTCGGGCCCTCAAAGAAGCGAGGGACAGCGGGAAGCTCGCCGAGGAGGGGCGGCACCCGATCGCCGCACGACCTCAAAAGGCCGAGAAGAAAAGGGCCAAATTTGAGGAGGTCGTGATGGCGGCGATTGCGAGTGTCCGCCAAAAGAAATTGCGGTCCTCGAAAGAGAAGGCTGCGCAAGAGGCCGCGGCCTCCATTATGGCGGCAGCAGCGGCCACCTTCTTGGAGTCGGAACCCGAGTCGGGTAACGAGGGGATGAGGGCCGATATCGCCCGGCTATCGACGGAGGTTGAGCGTCTCTCTAGGGAGAACGCGGAACTCAAGTCCAGCCGGGCCTCAGCCCTCGTTCAGTCCTCTCGTCCTGTAGAGACGCCTCCAGAGGTGAGTGCGGTGCAGCCGGCGGACAGGCAACAACTCCTGAGCCTGATACGAGAGGGCATCCGCCAGGAGATCGGTGCCCTCTCTGCCCGGTTTGCGGTTCTGGAGGGCATTGTCCTACGGCCACCTCTGGCGGGCTCCAAGAAGGCTGCGTCCTACGCGGCCGCCGCGGCTCCGCAACCCACGCCGGGGACGTCCGGCCCGACGAGCCAAAGCTCAGGGCCATCCACGAGGCCAACGAAGCCGTCGTCGCCtccgccgcctccgcctccgGCCTCCCAGAGGACGCTCGCAGCCGATAAGCCCAAAAAGGCGAAGGCTGCGCGGAAAAGCAACGAAGCCGGCGGAGCTGACAGAGACGGCTCCCCACCTACTCTCTTGCCTGCTGATGATGCCGGCTGGACAGTGGTGGGGGCCAAAGAGAGACCCGACGCACGGAGCGGCGGAAGGCGCAGCGGCAGCGCGCCAAGGAGAGAGCGTCGCCAATATGCTTCGCGCCCCGAAGTCCGCAGCTGTAGTCGTCACACTACAGCCGGAAGCGGTAAAGAAGGGCGTGACGTACGCGGACCTCCTTTCCAAGGCAAAGGGGTTAATCAACCCCGCGGAGCTTTGGGATTGCTGGGGGTTGCGGTTAAGAGTAACCGCAACCGGAGCCCGAAACTCGAGCTCCCGGGAGCCAGCAGTGGCCCGGCCGCGGACGCCCTAGCTGCAAAGCTACGGGCGGCGTTTGATGCGGCCGAGGCTAGAGTGTCCAGACCCGTAAAGAGCGTAAGCTTGCGCATATCGGGTCTGGATGACTCCGTCACGGTGGAGGAAGTGGTGGCCGCCATTGTCGGGACTACGGGATGCTCAGCTGAAGACCTGAAGCCGGGAACCCTACGTCCCGACTATGCGGGTATGCTGGCCATCACGGTCAGCTGCCCCGTGACGGCGGCCAAAGTGGTGGCTGAGGGCCGGAGGCTTTTGGTGGGCTGGGTGTCGGCGCAGGTTAAGCTGCTCGAGCCCCAGCCTCTGAGGTGTTACCGATGTCAGACCGGACATCACGTCGGGGTAAGGTGCACCTCGGAGGTCGACCGCAGCGCGTTGTGCTTCCGCTGCGGTCAGCCCGGTCATAAAATCGGCTCGTGCATCGCCGACAAGCCGCACTGCTTAGCCTGTGCGGCGGTTGGCAAGCCAGCCGAACACCGGGCGGGGAGTAGAGCCTGCGCCGCTCCCGCCAATACCGGGGGCAAACGCCGGCCCACGGCCTCCACTGCCGCTTCCGCCGCGGCTCCCGCTAGCGCTGCCGCTGCTACTTCTGGAGAGAGC gcgaacatcaaccactgcgccagAGCTCAGGATCTCTTGCTCCAGAGCATGGCGCGGTGGTCGATTAATATCGCCGTGGTCTCCGAGCCGTACTTTGTCCCGCCCAGGAATGACTGGGTGGAGGACCTGAGCGGCTCGGTGGCCATCATCGCGTCGGCCGCCGCCGGTACCCTGACCCACGAGCGGGTGAAGAGGGGCCAGGGTTGTGTCGCAGCTCGGTTCGGAGGGATAGTCGTAGTGGGGTGCTACTTCTCTCCGAGCCGAACTCTCGCCGAATTCCATAACTCCCTCAGGGAGCTGAGTGACGTCGTCGTCGAGTACGGTTCGCTTCCCGTCGTCGTGCTGGGGGACTTCAACGCCAAGAGCCAGGCTTGGGGTTCCCGGTACACGGAT CCCCGCATTGTCGCAGCAtgttgtcgactggcgagtaaTGGAGGcggtggagacgctgtcggaccaccggtatatccggttcgacgTCTCCACCGATCCCTCAAGCGCGCCAGTCCGACGGGCCCCAAGTGGTCCACGTTGGGCGTTGAGACAGCTGGACAGGAGCTCCTCCTGGAAGCCTCCATCGTCCAGTCCTGGGTGCAAGCACCGGTCAGGCCGGACGATGTGAATAACGAGGCCGACTGGTTCCGGGAAGCTATGTCCTCTGTCTGCGACTCGGCAATGCCCCGAGTCCGCCGAAGCCAAGCGCGGCGcaaggtgtactggtggtcgcggGAGCTGGCATCGCTGCAGGCGGCGTGCTATGCCGCGCGACGCCGGTACACCAGGTACCGCCAAATCCGCATCCGGCCTGTGGATGCGGTGGCTCGAGAGGCGGAGCTATACCAGGGGTACAGAGACGCAAAAGACGCTCTCTCGGGCGCGATTCTAGAGTCTAAGAATCGCGCCCACCAGGAGTTGCTGGAGTCTCTTGACGCAGACCCGTGGGGACGTCCTTACAAAATGGTGCGGAGCAAGCTCCGCATCTGGGCGCCCCCActgacgcagagtctccggcaGGAACTGGTCGAGGGCGTCGTTGGCGCTCTGTTCCCTGCACTAGGGGAGCACGCTCCTCCGCCCATGGCTCCGCCTTCGGCGGCGCCCGGCATGGACCACGACGACGACGTCACTGTTCCCGCGGTGACCGGGGTAGACTTGAGGGTGGCGGTGGCCAAGATGAAGGCCAAGAACACCGCCCCAGGGCCCGACGGCTTGCCTGGAAAAGCCTGGGTCCTGGCCTTGGGGGCTCTCGGGCCTCGACTTCAGAGGTTCCTCACGGCATGTTTGGAGAGGGGCCAGTTTCCACTTCGTTGGAAGACGGGGAAACTGGTCCTCATCGCGAAGCATGGGCGCCCCGCGGACAGTCCGTCCGCATACCGGCCCATCGTCCTGCTCGACGAGGTGGGCAAGCTCTTCGAAAGAGTTATTTCAGaccgcctcgtcgagcacctgaCGAGGGTTGGGCCGGATCTTGCGGACAGCCAATTTGGCTTCCGCAGAGGGCGCTCTACTGTGGATGCCATCATGCGCGTGAGGTCTCTCGCGACGGGGGATGCTGTTTCCCGGGGTAGGGTCGTCTTGGCGGTGTCGCTTGACATCGCCAATGCCTTTAATACCCTGCCCTGGAATTGTATCAGGGAGACACTCCGGTATCACCGGGTGCCGGCCTACCTCCGTCGCGTTGTCGGGGCCTACTTGACGGATAGGGCCGTCATTTACCCCGGTCGCTAA